Proteins from one Hydrogenivirga caldilitoris genomic window:
- a CDS encoding DUF86 domain-containing protein, which produces MSGVKKKGFKISLIVEAFQNLEKSYVDLKKHIALPEDEFVSNKLVLDRVRIDFNLAFESSMRVCRHMSSVLGLKTSSKDCLVKLAQHIGMEEVDKLQDFTEFYFKYRDLKEAVSPEELYRFLKENLSMFKEYARAVINYIKETTGNYLLIDFDLLNEKSKFIKESVKKIDFVLQQGYAEFKSKPMYYDRVKYFYQVAYDSLFDICKHLAPKFGVKRFGDDCLSKLVEAGVIPQEYYMDVFKLTNLKNKLISTWEVPPEELYSTLKELNPKFDAIVKEISKSLKDLLSKGGVRG; this is translated from the coding sequence ATGTCCGGAGTTAAGAAAAAGGGTTTCAAGATAAGTTTGATAGTTGAAGCTTTTCAAAACCTGGAGAAGTCCTACGTTGACCTGAAAAAGCATATAGCCCTGCCCGAAGACGAATTCGTCAGTAATAAGCTTGTTCTTGATAGGGTTAGAATTGATTTCAACTTAGCCTTTGAAAGCTCTATGAGGGTGTGTAGGCACATGTCCAGCGTTTTAGGCTTAAAGACCTCCTCCAAGGATTGCCTCGTTAAACTCGCTCAACATATAGGTATGGAGGAGGTTGACAAGCTTCAGGATTTTACCGAGTTCTATTTCAAATATAGAGACCTTAAGGAAGCAGTGTCTCCGGAAGAGCTCTACCGTTTTCTTAAAGAAAACCTGAGTATGTTCAAGGAATACGCTAGAGCTGTTATTAACTACATAAAGGAAACAACAGGGAACTACCTTCTTATAGACTTTGACCTGTTAAATGAGAAATCCAAGTTCATAAAGGAGTCGGTGAAGAAGATAGACTTTGTTCTGCAGCAGGGTTATGCCGAGTTCAAGTCTAAACCCATGTACTACGACAGGGTAAAGTACTTCTACCAGGTTGCTTACGATTCGCTGTTTGATATATGCAAGCATCTAGCTCCTAAGTTTGGTGTCAAGAGGTTTGGAGATGACTGTCTCTCCAAGCTGGTTGAGGCAGGAGTCATACCCCAGGAGTACTATATGGATGTTTTTAAACTAACCAATTTGAAGAATAAGCTTATAAGCACTTGGGAAGTTCCACCTGAAGAGCTCTATAGCACCCTTAAAGAACTCAATCCGAAGTTTGACGCCATAGTTAAGGAGATATCAAAGAGCCTTAAGGACCTGCTCAGTAAGGGGGGAGTTAGAGGATGA
- a CDS encoding iron-containing alcohol dehydrogenase, which produces MVVNFYRPVEVFFGKGAVNRVGEIARRYGFKALIVTGKKSARESGALEKVIRSLNSHGIQEYILYNEVIPNPTDQVVNEGARIAVEEKIDFIIGLGGGSALDTAKAISITSSNEGSVWDYMKYPEGPRLVPYLNRPVICIPTTAGTGSEVNKYSVITNSLRKEKLVLSHSLNYPRVALIDPELSITMNAELTAITGFDALIHALESLTNRAENFMAEEHSVKAIELIAKWLPVAIEEPDNYKAREAMSYASMLAGVAIDHLGVALIHAMEHPVSAHYPDVAHGLGLAILAPYVTKFNYKGNPEKYALFAKLMGYEEKPELAVDALVDFLERIGLLRTLKDVGVEEGILERLTEDVYMLARHSFLINPVEPTLDDVRKIYQEAYEGKL; this is translated from the coding sequence ATGGTTGTTAACTTTTACAGACCCGTTGAGGTATTCTTTGGAAAGGGAGCCGTTAACAGGGTAGGTGAGATTGCTCGCAGATACGGGTTTAAAGCTCTGATAGTAACGGGAAAGAAGAGCGCAAGAGAGAGTGGAGCATTAGAGAAAGTTATAAGGTCTCTCAATTCCCACGGCATACAGGAGTATATCCTCTACAACGAAGTCATTCCCAATCCGACAGACCAGGTAGTGAACGAAGGTGCACGTATCGCGGTTGAGGAGAAGATAGACTTCATAATAGGACTTGGGGGCGGTAGCGCTCTGGATACAGCAAAGGCTATTTCTATAACTTCCTCAAACGAAGGTTCCGTATGGGACTACATGAAGTACCCTGAAGGTCCCAGGCTTGTTCCCTACCTGAACCGACCGGTGATATGTATACCCACAACTGCCGGAACTGGAAGCGAGGTTAACAAGTACTCTGTGATAACCAACTCATTAAGAAAGGAGAAGCTTGTTCTTTCCCACAGTTTGAATTACCCCAGGGTAGCCCTAATAGACCCAGAGCTATCCATTACAATGAATGCAGAGCTAACAGCCATAACTGGTTTTGACGCTCTCATCCATGCTTTAGAGTCCCTCACCAACAGGGCAGAGAACTTTATGGCTGAAGAACACTCTGTAAAGGCAATAGAGCTGATCGCAAAGTGGCTCCCGGTGGCAATAGAAGAGCCGGACAATTATAAAGCAAGGGAAGCGATGTCCTACGCTTCTATGCTGGCTGGTGTTGCCATTGACCATCTGGGTGTTGCGTTGATACATGCCATGGAGCATCCCGTTTCCGCTCACTATCCTGATGTCGCACACGGACTGGGTTTAGCTATACTTGCACCTTACGTAACAAAGTTCAACTACAAAGGAAATCCGGAGAAGTACGCTCTTTTTGCAAAGTTGATGGGCTACGAGGAAAAACCGGAACTCGCTGTTGATGCCCTCGTGGATTTTCTTGAGAGGATAGGTCTTTTAAGGACCCTAAAGGATGTGGGAGTTGAGGAGGGTATCCTTGAAAGACTGACAGAGGACGTTTACATGCTTGCAAGACACTCTTTCTTGATAAATCCCGTGGAACCCACCCTCGATGATGTGAGAAAAATCTATCAAGAAGCCTACGAAGGAAAGCTTTAG
- the trpD gene encoding anthranilate phosphoribosyltransferase gives MREILHRISEGENLSAEDMYRALEEIVDGGATDAQIGAFIMGTKMKGETIDEIEGAGRFFRERATRVEVSAPDELVDTCGTGGDKSGTFNVSTVTAFVVAGAGIRVAKHGNRSVSSRCGSADFLEQTGAKIDLPAEKVARMIEEIGIGFMFAPLFHPAMKRVIGPRREVGVRSIFNLVGPLSNPAGAKRQILGVFSDKLVDKLSQVLNRLGIIKAFVVHGKDGIDEVSISDATLIGEVDRGEVKLYEFIPEELGIQRKELAQICITSPEESFRVGFSVLEGEEGPHRDIVLLNATFGILASGKVEDRKVALEMARESIDSGKAKRKLEEFIELSNKL, from the coding sequence ATGAGGGAAATACTCCACAGAATTTCAGAGGGAGAGAACCTCTCTGCTGAGGATATGTACAGAGCTCTTGAAGAGATAGTGGATGGCGGAGCTACGGATGCCCAGATAGGTGCCTTCATAATGGGCACTAAGATGAAAGGTGAGACCATTGATGAGATTGAAGGAGCGGGGAGATTTTTCAGAGAGAGGGCAACCAGGGTAGAGGTTTCAGCTCCCGACGAGCTTGTGGATACGTGTGGTACCGGAGGAGACAAGTCCGGCACCTTCAACGTTTCTACAGTGACTGCCTTTGTTGTTGCCGGAGCTGGCATTCGTGTGGCAAAACATGGAAACCGTTCTGTGTCCTCAAGATGCGGGAGTGCCGACTTCCTTGAGCAGACAGGGGCAAAGATAGACCTCCCTGCTGAGAAGGTGGCAAGGATGATAGAGGAGATAGGTATAGGTTTCATGTTCGCTCCTCTCTTCCATCCTGCTATGAAGAGAGTCATAGGTCCTAGGAGAGAGGTCGGTGTGCGCTCAATATTTAACCTGGTTGGACCCCTATCAAACCCTGCCGGTGCGAAGAGACAGATACTTGGAGTCTTCTCGGATAAATTGGTAGACAAGTTATCCCAGGTTCTAAACAGGCTTGGGATAATAAAAGCCTTTGTTGTACATGGAAAGGACGGCATAGATGAGGTTTCCATATCCGATGCAACCCTCATAGGTGAGGTGGACAGAGGGGAGGTCAAGCTTTACGAGTTTATACCCGAGGAACTGGGTATTCAGAGGAAAGAGCTTGCTCAGATTTGCATAACCTCTCCAGAGGAGAGCTTCCGGGTTGGGTTCTCCGTTCTGGAGGGAGAAGAGGGTCCTCACAGGGATATAGTTCTGTTGAACGCAACCTTCGGTATACTTGCCTCGGGGAAAGTGGAAGATAGGAAGGTGGCTCTTGAAATGGCAAGAGAATCCATAGACAGCGGTAAGGCTAAGAGAAAGTTGGAGGAGTTTATAGAGCTTTCCAATAAGTTGTAA
- a CDS encoding M28 family peptidase, translated as MRSELLEELKELTYFFSTRTRVSSSEGIKESQDKVREFIKRKLKLPFIEESFEVDKNIPIEASIKLNGTQVKGYPFVGSLWGDREAEVVREDEDVNGKIALVEVGGEREGEKVKKLKERGAVGAIFYLEELESPYIGNVSDEPYMALSVDRETAKALLGKKVRIESKVRKLRVKGKNIYFDIGKGPFLYIMAHLDSKPFVYGALDNAVAVAFLLILAKELRDSYYFPFRLRFLVTDGEELGLEGAKHHVKNLKHTYYAINIDSIGWLNPAVIYKDSEGFNGEKIMEKFYKHLRDLKIDIPFREGKRGRSDHIPFKQKGVETLFLSSNPFTFRHTFYDNYEAIDWDVMDMWFDVLSSFLRRFHKL; from the coding sequence ATGAGAAGTGAACTTTTAGAAGAGCTTAAAGAACTCACCTACTTCTTCTCAACACGTACCAGAGTGTCCTCATCGGAAGGGATAAAGGAGTCTCAGGACAAGGTTAGGGAATTCATAAAGAGGAAGTTAAAGCTACCTTTCATAGAGGAAAGCTTTGAGGTTGATAAGAATATACCCATTGAGGCAAGTATAAAACTTAACGGGACACAGGTGAAGGGATACCCCTTTGTAGGCAGCCTGTGGGGGGATAGGGAGGCTGAAGTTGTTAGAGAGGATGAAGATGTCAACGGGAAGATAGCCTTAGTTGAGGTCGGAGGGGAAAGGGAGGGCGAAAAGGTCAAAAAGCTCAAAGAAAGAGGAGCGGTTGGAGCGATATTTTACCTGGAAGAGCTTGAATCTCCCTACATAGGAAACGTAAGCGATGAACCCTATATGGCTCTTTCCGTTGACAGGGAAACTGCAAAAGCCCTGTTGGGAAAAAAGGTGAGAATTGAATCAAAGGTAAGGAAGTTGAGGGTAAAAGGTAAAAACATATACTTTGATATAGGGAAAGGACCCTTCCTATACATAATGGCACACCTTGACTCAAAGCCTTTCGTCTATGGAGCCCTTGACAATGCTGTTGCGGTTGCGTTTTTACTGATATTGGCTAAGGAGTTAAGAGATAGTTACTACTTCCCTTTCCGGCTACGATTTTTAGTCACAGACGGGGAGGAACTGGGACTTGAAGGGGCAAAGCACCATGTGAAGAACCTCAAGCACACTTACTATGCTATAAATATTGACTCTATAGGGTGGTTGAATCCTGCCGTGATATACAAGGATTCGGAAGGTTTCAATGGGGAAAAGATTATGGAAAAGTTTTATAAGCATCTCAGAGACCTGAAGATAGACATTCCCTTCCGGGAAGGGAAAAGGGGAAGGAGCGACCATATACCCTTTAAACAGAAGGGAGTTGAAACCCTCTTCCTGTCCTCTAACCCGTTTACCTTCAGGCACACCTTTTACGACAACTACGAGGCTATTGACTGGGACGTAATGGATATGTGGTTTGACGTTTTAAGTTCATTCCTGAGAAGATTCCACAAGCTGTGA
- the rfaE2 gene encoding D-glycero-beta-D-manno-heptose 1-phosphate adenylyltransferase has protein sequence MMVTKREIEKLLIPVRGSKRIVFTNGCFDIIHAGHVDYLEKAKSLGDILIVGMNSDSSIRRIKGDKRPVIPQEYRAKVLSALKPVDYVVVFEEDTPLELIKVVKPDVLVKGGDWNVENIVGREFVESYGGEVKTIPFEYDISTSRIIERIIELYCG, from the coding sequence ATGATGGTGACAAAGAGGGAGATTGAAAAGCTCCTCATACCTGTCAGAGGTAGCAAGAGGATAGTGTTTACCAACGGATGTTTTGACATAATTCACGCAGGTCATGTTGACTACCTTGAAAAGGCAAAGTCCCTTGGAGATATCCTGATCGTCGGTATGAATTCAGACAGCTCAATAAGAAGAATAAAGGGAGATAAAAGACCCGTAATACCTCAAGAGTACAGGGCTAAAGTCTTATCGGCTTTAAAACCGGTGGATTACGTAGTGGTCTTTGAGGAGGATACACCCTTAGAGCTTATAAAGGTCGTGAAGCCCGATGTCTTAGTTAAAGGTGGTGACTGGAATGTTGAAAACATCGTTGGTAGGGAATTCGTAGAATCTTACGGCGGTGAGGTGAAAACTATACCCTTTGAGTACGATATATCTACCTCCAGGATAATAGAGAGGATCATTGAGCTTTACTGTGGTTGA
- a CDS encoding LolA family protein, protein MLPIAILLLMIIPLTGLSSTFKELENKLQNTKSIRVVFIQKTQYSWYPKPELSKGVFYATKDGKFRIEYTYPDKVVMVSNGKEIIILNEEDKEAIIDNVENNTSPVIESLFFFSKPLGEVFEPVGELEKSGLRVLILKPKQRDENIKEVYVELDAELEVKKVRVVDSENTQTTLEFIEVRKNFQPSSGLFKIELPPDVKVRRAGSLK, encoded by the coding sequence ATGCTTCCCATAGCTATCCTGTTGTTAATGATAATACCCTTGACAGGTTTATCCTCAACTTTCAAAGAGCTGGAGAATAAGCTTCAAAACACAAAGAGTATAAGAGTTGTCTTTATCCAGAAAACTCAGTATTCCTGGTATCCCAAACCGGAACTTAGCAAAGGTGTCTTTTATGCCACAAAGGATGGGAAGTTCAGAATAGAGTATACATATCCGGATAAAGTGGTTATGGTGTCCAATGGAAAGGAGATAATAATACTGAATGAAGAGGACAAAGAGGCAATAATTGATAACGTTGAAAACAACACGTCTCCTGTAATAGAATCCCTCTTCTTCTTTTCCAAACCTCTCGGAGAGGTCTTTGAGCCTGTGGGCGAGCTTGAAAAGTCAGGGCTAAGAGTCCTCATACTCAAACCAAAACAGAGGGACGAAAATATAAAAGAGGTTTACGTGGAACTTGATGCGGAGCTTGAAGTGAAAAAGGTAAGGGTTGTGGACAGTGAAAATACCCAAACAACATTAGAATTCATAGAGGTCAGGAAGAACTTTCAGCCTTCCTCTGGACTGTTTAAAATAGAGCTTCCACCGGACGTGAAGGTCAGAAGAGCAGGAAGCCTGAAATGA
- the coaBC gene encoding bifunctional phosphopantothenoylcysteine decarboxylase/phosphopantothenate--cysteine ligase CoaBC: MAKFYNMKLLEGRKVLLGITGGIAAYKVAQLVRELRKAKAEVKVIMTPFAERFVGKLTFATLSGNKVYTDSSWEEEPLAHINLARWAEVLLLAPCTVNTLSKLALGLGDNLLTTTVLAYNGTLLIAPAANTVMYKNAAVQENLKKLKERGVIVIEPEWGVLACEEEGEGKLASEDRLIDWVIWSFYPKLLLGRRVLITCGSTREYIDPVRFISNDSSGEMGFSLARAARWLGAEVKVIAGHTTAKEPPEVEIERVVSSEDMLKAVLREFEESDIVIMNAAVADYKPKEAKKGKIKKQSSLTLELEKTTDILAELGRRKKHQMLVGFALESENLLENAMEKLKRKNLDLIVANPVDVMGAVHHRGYLIDPEGYKEFEFKTKLESAEFILKTISEFISS, translated from the coding sequence ATGGCTAAATTTTATAACATGAAGCTTCTTGAAGGAAGAAAGGTGCTCTTAGGCATCACCGGCGGTATAGCTGCTTACAAGGTTGCTCAACTTGTAAGGGAACTGAGAAAAGCTAAGGCTGAAGTCAAAGTCATAATGACTCCCTTTGCTGAGAGGTTCGTGGGAAAGCTTACCTTCGCAACCCTCTCCGGAAACAAGGTTTACACAGACTCCAGTTGGGAAGAAGAACCCTTAGCCCACATAAACCTCGCCCGCTGGGCTGAGGTGCTTCTTCTCGCACCCTGCACGGTGAACACCCTTTCCAAACTCGCCTTAGGTCTTGGGGATAATCTGCTCACTACGACGGTTTTAGCTTACAACGGAACGCTACTCATAGCTCCAGCAGCCAACACGGTTATGTATAAAAACGCAGCTGTGCAGGAAAACCTCAAAAAGCTCAAGGAAAGAGGTGTGATAGTGATAGAACCGGAGTGGGGAGTCCTTGCCTGTGAAGAGGAAGGGGAGGGAAAACTCGCAAGTGAAGACAGGTTGATAGATTGGGTCATCTGGTCTTTTTACCCCAAACTACTTTTAGGTAGGAGAGTCTTGATAACCTGTGGCTCCACACGAGAGTACATTGACCCCGTCAGATTCATTTCCAACGACTCAAGCGGTGAAATGGGTTTTTCACTCGCAAGGGCGGCAAGGTGGCTGGGAGCTGAAGTGAAGGTAATAGCCGGGCATACAACCGCCAAAGAACCCCCCGAAGTTGAAATAGAGAGGGTTGTGAGCTCGGAAGACATGCTCAAAGCCGTTCTTAGAGAATTTGAAGAAAGCGATATAGTTATAATGAACGCCGCTGTTGCGGATTACAAGCCTAAAGAGGCAAAGAAAGGAAAGATTAAGAAACAAAGCTCCCTTACCCTTGAGCTTGAGAAAACAACCGATATACTCGCGGAGCTTGGGAGAAGAAAAAAGCACCAGATGCTGGTGGGATTCGCCCTTGAAAGTGAAAATCTCCTTGAGAACGCTATGGAAAAGCTAAAGAGAAAGAACCTTGACTTGATAGTTGCCAACCCGGTTGACGTCATGGGGGCAGTTCACCACAGAGGTTATCTGATAGACCCAGAGGGTTATAAGGAGTTTGAGTTCAAAACAAAGCTTGAGAGTGCAGAGTTTATCTTGAAGACTATCTCGGAGTTCATATCTTCCTAA
- a CDS encoding GNAT family N-acetyltransferase: MRKEKVSFEIERAREDQLDELARLYLEGYKGLEEYSYTHPDDVKAYMEWLWRRDPEGIFVAKANGKIVGFVAGDSNWFSKREHKKVGAIHEIVVHPDYRGMGIGQALMKRILEYFKEKGLHTAELWVGDENYKAIDFYRKLGFKEKGQYNYWVRMTLDLNHSKAQ; encoded by the coding sequence ATGAGAAAGGAAAAGGTTAGTTTTGAGATAGAACGGGCAAGGGAAGACCAGCTTGACGAGCTTGCACGGTTATACCTTGAAGGTTACAAGGGGCTTGAAGAGTATTCCTACACACACCCGGATGATGTTAAGGCGTATATGGAGTGGCTCTGGAGAAGGGACCCAGAAGGGATATTCGTTGCAAAAGCAAACGGCAAGATAGTAGGTTTCGTGGCAGGAGACTCAAACTGGTTCAGCAAGAGGGAGCATAAGAAGGTTGGAGCTATACATGAAATCGTTGTCCACCCAGATTATAGAGGTATGGGCATAGGACAGGCTCTAATGAAGAGGATTCTTGAATATTTCAAGGAGAAAGGTCTTCACACAGCCGAGCTCTGGGTTGGGGATGAGAATTATAAGGCGATTGATTTTTACAGGAAGCTTGGCTTTAAGGAAAAGGGTCAGTACAACTACTGGGTCAGAATGACCCTTGACCTCAACCACAGTAAAGCTCAATGA
- a CDS encoding YqhA family protein produces the protein MKKLEHIFESLLWKSRLLVILAVVSSLIGAFALFLAGFVEVLLPLFKFLKSFDYELLSKKLVASAIASIDMFLIATFLLIFALGLYELFISKIDVAEEDPKSSKVLFITNLEDLKTKLGRVVIMVLIVTFFKQAVEMKYKTPLDVLYLSVGALGIALALYFTHKESHNH, from the coding sequence ATGAAGAAGCTGGAACATATCTTTGAAAGCCTGTTGTGGAAATCCAGGCTTTTAGTTATCCTTGCGGTTGTAAGTTCCCTGATAGGAGCCTTTGCCCTCTTTCTGGCCGGTTTTGTTGAAGTCCTCTTACCCCTCTTTAAATTTTTAAAGAGCTTTGATTATGAACTGCTTTCCAAAAAGCTCGTGGCGTCTGCTATAGCTTCCATAGATATGTTTCTCATAGCAACCTTCCTTCTGATATTTGCTCTTGGACTCTATGAGCTCTTCATATCAAAGATAGATGTGGCTGAAGAGGACCCAAAGAGCTCTAAGGTCCTATTCATAACCAACCTTGAGGACCTTAAAACGAAGTTAGGCAGGGTGGTCATAATGGTTCTCATAGTTACCTTCTTCAAGCAGGCGGTAGAGATGAAGTACAAGACACCCCTTGATGTGCTTTACCTTTCCGTAGGAGCTCTAGGTATAGCTTTAGCCCTTTACTTTACCCATAAGGAAAGCCATAACCACTAA
- a CDS encoding SDR family NAD(P)-dependent oxidoreductase — protein sequence MKLLITGIGSGLGKALAEEALKRGYEVYALSRHMPQELTGKVKFVKADLRELERVYQRLQKLLEGTSSLDLVILNAGILGEFGDMHEVPLHRFQEVMNVNVWANKVILDSLMAMGIRVESIVGISSGASVNCNRGWNAYALSKASLNCLLKLYSREMEGTHIIALAPGLVLTPMLEEVMKQDSERFPSVKRIIESPKKTPEETAKLIFESLPKLREFESGSYIDLRKI from the coding sequence ATGAAGCTCTTAATAACCGGTATAGGTTCGGGTCTTGGAAAGGCACTGGCTGAGGAAGCCCTGAAAAGGGGATATGAAGTCTATGCCCTGAGCAGACATATGCCTCAAGAGCTCACGGGAAAGGTCAAGTTCGTTAAGGCTGACCTGAGAGAGCTTGAGAGGGTATACCAAAGATTACAGAAGCTGCTTGAGGGAACATCCTCCTTAGACCTTGTTATACTTAACGCCGGTATTTTGGGCGAATTTGGGGATATGCATGAGGTACCCCTCCACAGATTTCAGGAAGTTATGAACGTAAACGTTTGGGCAAACAAAGTGATACTTGACTCTTTGATGGCTATGGGAATAAGGGTTGAAAGCATAGTGGGTATATCTTCAGGAGCTTCTGTTAACTGCAACAGAGGCTGGAACGCCTACGCCTTATCAAAAGCTTCTCTAAACTGCCTGCTGAAGTTATACTCCCGTGAAATGGAGGGCACCCACATAATCGCTCTCGCTCCCGGATTGGTCCTTACACCTATGCTTGAGGAGGTTATGAAGCAGGATTCAGAGCGCTTTCCCTCTGTAAAGAGGATAATTGAGTCACCAAAGAAAACCCCTGAAGAGACAGCAAAACTCATATTTGAGAGCCTACCAAAGTTAAGGGAGTTTGAGAGTGGCTCTTATATTGACCTTAGGAAGATATGA
- the smpB gene encoding SsrA-binding protein SmpB: MTKKADKVVPIAENREARAKYEIIEKYEAGIALEGPEVKSLRSKANVSFKDSFVRIDNGEAWLYNLYISPYRFATIKPPDPLRKRKLLLHKREIMRLLGKSQEKGYTIIPLRLYWKNGKVKVEIALVKGKKLYDRRQELKEKAVKRELEREFKGRIRL, encoded by the coding sequence ATGACAAAGAAGGCGGATAAAGTTGTACCAATAGCCGAGAATAGAGAGGCAAGGGCTAAGTATGAGATAATTGAGAAGTATGAAGCAGGTATAGCCCTTGAAGGTCCTGAGGTTAAGTCTCTCAGAAGCAAAGCCAACGTCTCCTTTAAAGACAGCTTTGTTCGTATAGACAACGGTGAAGCTTGGCTCTATAATCTGTACATATCACCCTACAGATTCGCTACCATAAAACCTCCAGACCCTCTGAGGAAGAGGAAGCTTCTTCTCCATAAGAGGGAGATAATGAGGCTTCTGGGTAAGTCCCAGGAAAAGGGCTATACGATAATCCCACTCAGGCTTTATTGGAAGAACGGGAAGGTTAAAGTGGAGATAGCCCTTGTGAAGGGTAAAAAGCTCTATGATAGGAGACAGGAACTCAAAGAGAAAGCTGTGAAAAGAGAGCTTGAGAGGGAGTTCAAAGGTAGGATAAGGCTATAA